From Carya illinoinensis cultivar Pawnee chromosome 5, C.illinoinensisPawnee_v1, whole genome shotgun sequence, one genomic window encodes:
- the LOC122309300 gene encoding D-galacturonate reductase-like → MTTCPVVTLSSKNELRMPVMGMGTSSYPPADPETAKAAIIEAIKAGYRHFDTAFVYGSEQPLGEAIAEALRLGLVKSRDELFITTKLWAASAERDLVVPAIKMSLRNLKLDYIDMYLIHWPLRVSQEVRKMPIVKEHAFPLDIKSVWEGMEECQNLGLTRAIGVSNFSCKKLEELLSVAKIPPAVNQVEMNPRWHQKKLREFCKANDIHITAYTPLGANGTKWGDNRIIDCDVLGDIAKAKGKTTAQISLRWVYEQGVSFVAKSFNKERMKENMQIFDWCLTEEDSNKINQLPQHKGTTFASILGPHDLVLELDAEI, encoded by the exons ATGACAACGTGTCCTGTGGTAACTCTGAGCTCCAAGAATGAGCTTCGGATGCCGGTTATGGGCATGGGAACCTCATCGTACCCACCGGCCGATCCAGAAACGGCAAAGGCCGCAATCATAGAGGCAATAAAAGCAGGGTATCGACACTTTGACACCGCCTTTGTTTATGGGTCGGAGCAGCCTCTGGGCGAAGCAATTGCCGAAGCTCTAAGGCTCGGCCTCGTGAAGTCCAGGGACGAGCTCTTCATCACCACCAAGCTTTGGGCTGCCTCGGCCGAGCGTGATCTTGTCGTCCCGGCTATCAAGATGAGTCTTAG GAATCTGAAATTGGACTATATTGATATGTACCTGATTCATTGGCCGTTGAGAGTGAGTCAAGAGGTGCGTAAGATGCCCATTGTTAAAGAACACGCATTTCCCTTAGATATAAAGTCAGTTTGGGAAGGCATGGAGGAATGTCAGAATCTGGGCCTCACAAGGGCCATTGGTGTCAGCAATTTCTCTTGTAAGAAGCTTGAGGAGCTGCTTTCTGTCGCCAAAATCCCTCCGGCTGTGAATCAA GTGGAGATGAACCCACGTTGGCATCAGAAGAAATTGAGAGAGTTTTGCAAAGCCAATGATATACATATTACCGCTTACACTCCACTGGGTGCAAATGGGACGAAGTGGGGAGACAATAGGATTATAGACTGTGATGTCCTGGGAGACATTGCTAAGGCTAAAGGCAAAACTACTGCCCAG ATATCTTTGAGATGGGTATATGAGCAGGGGGTGAGTTTTGTTGCAAAGAGCTTCAACAAGGAAAGGATGAAGGAGAACATGCAGATCTTTGATTGGTGCTTGACTGAGGAGGATTCAAACAAAATCAACCAGCTTCCTCAGCACAAGGGTACTACTTTTGCCTCTATTTTGGGACCCCACGACCTCGTACTGGAGCTTGATGCTGAGATATGA